One part of the Salvelinus fontinalis isolate EN_2023a chromosome 4, ASM2944872v1, whole genome shotgun sequence genome encodes these proteins:
- the LOC129853350 gene encoding 4-hydroxyphenylpyruvate dioxygenase-like, with protein sequence MTSYMDRGEKHDHGKFVCFDHITFWVGNAKQAASYYCNKLGFEPLAYRGLETGCRDVVSHVVKQDKIIYVFASALNPGNKEMGEHLVKHGDGAKDIAFTVENCDYLVQKARERGAIIVKEPYVLEDKYGRVKLAVLQTYGDTTHTFVERTAYNGLFLPGFHTPLHRDPLLAKLPSGLLNFIDHVVGNQPDDEMVPVVDWYQKNLLFHRFWSVDDKQLQTDFSALRSIVVANYEETVKMPINEPAMGKRKSQIQEYVEYYGGPGVQHIAMNTSDIITAIRNLKERGMEFMCVPDTYYQLLRKNLQQSQVRVTEDLDILEELKILVDFDDNGYLLQIFTKPVQDRPTVFLEVIQRHNHQGFGAGNFKALFEAIEADQNARGNLTILTPNGVSNQI encoded by the exons ATG ACTTCCTACATGGACAGAGGTGAAAAG CACGACCACGGCAAGTTCGTCTGTTTCGACCACATCACATTCTGGGTTGGAAATGCCAAACAG GCAGCATCTTACTATTGTAACAAGCTTGGATTTGAACCGTTGGCCTATCGGGGTTTGGAGACAGGCTGCCGTGATGTGGTGTCCCATGTGGTCAAACAAGACAAG ATTATTTATGTATTCGCATCCGCCCTCAATCCTGGAAACAAAG AAATGGGGGAGCATTTGGTCAAACATGGGGATGGAGCCAAGGACATTGCATTCACTGTGGAGAACTGTGATTACCTTGTGCAG AAAGCCAGAGAGCGTGGTGCCATCATAGTGAAAGAGCCGTATGTACTGGAGGACAAATATGGCAGGGTAAAACTAGCTGTTCTCCAGACG TATggggacaccacacacacatttgtgGAGAGGACTGCCTACAATGGGCTGTTCCTCCCAGGGTTCCATACTCCTCTCCACCGGGACCCCTTGTTGGCCAAGCT acccagtggattactgaacttCATTGACCATGTTGTGGGGAACCAGCCGGATGATGAGATGGTGCCTGTAGTGGATTG GTACCAGAAAAACCTGCTCTTCCACCGGTTCTGGTCAGTAGACGACAAGCAGCTGCAGACAGACTTCAGTGCACTGCGCTCCATTGTTGTGGCCAATTATGAAGAGACAGTGAAGATGCCCATTAATGAGCCAGCCATGGGTAAACGCAAGTCCCAGATCCAG GAGTATGTGGAGTACTATGGTGGCCCAGGTGTCCAGCACATCGCCATGAACACATCAGACATCATCACCGCA ATCCGTAACCTGAAGGAACGTGGCATGGAGTTCATGTGtgtgcctgacacctactaccagcTGCTAAGAAAGAATCTCCAACAATCGCAAGTCAGGGTCACTGAGGACCTGGACATTCTGGAG GAGCTGAAGATCTTAGTGGATTTTGATGACAATGGCTACCTGCTCCAGATCTTCACCAAGCCTGTTCAGGACCGTCCCACGGTGTTCCTGGAGGTCATTCAGAGACACAACCATCAG GGCTTTGGTGCAGGCAACTTCAAGGCTCTTTTCGAGGCCATCGAGGCAGACCAGAACGCTAGAGGGAACTTGACTATCCTGACCCCTAATGGCGTGTCTAACCAAATTTGA